The genomic stretch CGGCTCCACCTCCGCCAGCAGCCGGTCGAATGCGCGCGCGAAGAGATGGTTGTCGTACGCGAGCTCCGTCACAACCTGCTGGTCGCCCATGGGGTCCGGCGAGTGGCGGAACCGCTCCACCCGCAGCCCGTCATACGTGTAGCGGTCGAAGCGCTCCTCGTCGCGAAGCGGGCGCGGATCGGGGTAGCCGGTCACCACCACCACCTCGTGGCCTCGCGCCTGTAGCTCCCTGGCGATGCCGAGCGCGATTACCTCCGTGCCGGACGAGTAATCGGGGAGGAACTGGTGGACGGTGACGATGATCTTCATGCGCGGGGCCGAACGGGTCGAGCGCGGGCGCGCGTGAAGCCGCGGAAACACCCGTTTTGCGCAGCCATCATGACAGGACCGGGGCGTCCGTGTCAACCGGCGGGCCAGCATCCTAACGACCCCCTTACTGCCCCGCGCCCTCGGTGTCGCTGGCGATGGCACGCGGTCAGGCAACCGCGGAGCCCTCACGCGCCGCGATCAGCTCCTCGTAGATCCCCACCAGACGCGAAACGTGCGCGGGCACCGAGAGCGGCGGCTTCGTGCGCGAGGCGAGGGTGCGCAGGAGGCCGCGGTTCTCCGCCAGCCGCCGGATGGCCGCCGCG from Longimicrobium sp. encodes the following:
- a CDS encoding glycosyltransferase; translation: MKIIVTVHQFLPDYSSGTEVIALGIARELQARGHEVVVVTGYPDPRPLRDEERFDRYTYDGLRVERFRHSPDPMGDQQVVTELAYDNHLFARAFDRLLAEVEPDVVHFVHLARLSAALIGPCVERGIPTVFTATDFWPVCPYSQLR